The proteins below come from a single uncultured Carboxylicivirga sp. genomic window:
- a CDS encoding TolC family protein encodes MILFKRIIKLWILSVVLLVSTQMFGQAIQQTSLDSCLQQAMKNYPLISHAGYIQERSNNSIKMINADRLPQLSLASEATFQSEAMGFEIEGFPAMATPKDNYSFGLHLNQVLCDFGKFNQQKAVERAQANSEIQRNEIDLYRLRFTILQLYSQVLLSKENIKILDSYIDNIEIRYKDMESAVANGVVLQSNLDILYAEMQRTNQRLINAEADMVSTEQKLSLYTHTQFDSATVFMPINQSNLYASQTGMRPELKLYDAQLKVLDSQKLLENRNKAPRLYLFGEGAYGRPGYDPLNEDLRLYGTIGIGLRWNLNSFHTNSIASQNLNINKNIVEEQRSLFQIQQNSDLIEQQNNINRYNKLIETDASILDKLISITETSADQLENGIITSTDYLTQLYAQKQAELNKQIHIMQLQLAITEYNLIAGTN; translated from the coding sequence ATGATACTATTTAAAAGAATCATTAAACTATGGATTTTATCTGTGGTATTGTTGGTTAGTACCCAAATGTTTGGGCAGGCAATACAGCAAACGAGCCTTGATAGTTGTCTTCAACAGGCAATGAAAAACTATCCACTTATTAGTCATGCCGGTTATATACAAGAGAGAAGCAATAATTCTATCAAAATGATTAATGCCGATCGATTGCCTCAGTTATCACTGGCTTCAGAAGCTACTTTTCAATCGGAAGCGATGGGGTTTGAAATTGAAGGTTTTCCGGCTATGGCAACACCAAAAGATAATTATAGCTTCGGCTTGCATTTGAATCAGGTGTTGTGCGATTTTGGAAAATTCAATCAGCAAAAGGCAGTAGAACGTGCTCAGGCCAACTCCGAAATTCAACGGAATGAAATTGATCTGTATCGATTACGTTTTACCATTCTACAGCTGTATAGTCAGGTTTTGTTGAGTAAGGAAAATATCAAGATTCTGGATTCTTATATCGATAACATAGAAATCAGGTACAAGGATATGGAATCGGCTGTAGCTAATGGAGTTGTGTTGCAAAGTAATCTGGATATTCTTTATGCCGAAATGCAACGAACCAACCAGCGTTTAATAAATGCTGAAGCAGATATGGTGTCAACAGAGCAAAAGTTGAGTTTATATACCCATACTCAATTTGATTCAGCTACTGTGTTTATGCCTATTAATCAATCGAATCTATATGCTTCACAAACAGGCATGCGGCCCGAATTGAAACTTTACGATGCTCAACTTAAGGTACTAGATTCTCAAAAGTTATTGGAGAATCGTAATAAGGCACCGCGTTTGTATTTATTTGGCGAAGGAGCCTATGGGCGGCCAGGTTACGATCCGTTAAATGAGGATTTACGTTTGTATGGTACCATTGGCATCGGCCTCAGATGGAATTTAAATAGTTTTCATACTAATTCCATTGCTTCACAAAACTTAAATATCAATAAAAATATAGTGGAAGAACAACGTTCGTTGTTCCAGATTCAGCAGAATTCAGATCTGATAGAGCAACAAAACAATATAAACAGATATAACAAGCTTATTGAAACTGACGCTTCCATACTTGATAAGCTGATAAGCATAACTGAAACATCAGCCGATCAACTTGAAAATGGTATTATCACTTCAACCGATTATCTGACTCAGCTATACGCTCAAAAACAGGCCGAATTAAATAAGCAAATACATATAATGCAATTGCAGCTGGCTATAACTGAATACAATCTAATAGCAGGAACAAATTAG
- a CDS encoding HlyD family secretion protein → MNKKNKIIVGVLALVVIMVSVGFYVYSLRYEDTDDAQIDTDITAVTSRVSGYIEQVNFEDNVFVNAGDTLIVLDDRELALNEARSKVSLENAEATLETTKENARSVEQSGASASVRVEELRIRVKNATKDFDRYSKMYSNGSVTQQEFDKIRTEKETLEKQLEAAILSEKEIHARIEAAKQQIAVSATVVKQRKIELDYAQLNHSYAYITAPFDGKVSRKNAVKGQLIQVGQALCSIIATNDLWVTANFKETQIKEMKPGMSVKIEVDAFPDEIIEGKLTSFSSATGAKFSLIPPDNATGNFVKVVQRVPVRIDLDKSSPIYGSITPGMNVLVKVILY, encoded by the coding sequence ATGAATAAGAAAAATAAAATAATAGTTGGTGTATTGGCTCTGGTAGTCATTATGGTGAGTGTAGGATTTTATGTATATTCTTTACGCTACGAAGATACCGACGATGCACAAATTGATACAGATATTACCGCAGTTACTTCAAGAGTTTCGGGGTATATAGAGCAGGTAAATTTCGAAGACAATGTGTTTGTTAATGCCGGAGATACCCTGATTGTACTTGATGATAGAGAGTTGGCTTTAAACGAGGCAAGATCGAAAGTTTCACTCGAAAATGCAGAAGCCACTTTAGAAACTACCAAAGAAAATGCACGATCGGTTGAGCAAAGTGGAGCCAGTGCAAGTGTAAGAGTGGAAGAACTTCGTATTCGTGTGAAAAATGCAACAAAGGATTTTGATCGATACAGTAAAATGTATTCAAATGGATCGGTTACACAGCAGGAATTTGATAAAATACGCACCGAAAAAGAAACATTGGAAAAGCAACTGGAAGCAGCCATTCTGTCCGAAAAAGAAATTCATGCTCGAATTGAAGCTGCTAAACAGCAAATTGCTGTATCAGCAACAGTGGTAAAACAACGAAAAATAGAATTGGATTACGCACAGTTAAATCATTCATATGCATATATAACTGCACCTTTTGATGGTAAAGTATCGCGAAAAAATGCTGTAAAAGGACAGTTGATTCAGGTTGGTCAAGCCTTGTGTTCGATTATAGCCACGAATGATTTATGGGTGACAGCTAATTTTAAAGAGACGCAGATTAAAGAAATGAAGCCGGGTATGAGTGTGAAAATAGAAGTGGATGCTTTTCCGGATGAAATTATTGAAGGTAAACTTACTTCGTTTTCATCAGCTACCGGAGCAAAATTCTCGTTAATTCCACCGGATAATGCAACAGGTAACTTTGTAAAGGTGGTTCAACGTGTACCGGTTCGTATTGATCTGGATAAAAGTAGCCCGATTTACGGAAGTATAACTCCCGGAATGAACGTATTGGTTAAAGTTATTTTATACTAA
- a CDS encoding DHA2 family efflux MFS transporter permease subunit → MADSKIGLDKIAVIITVVSAALLQLIDSSIVNVSLTQMMGNLGATLGDVSWVVTGYTTSTIIMITLSGWLSAKLGRKTYFTASIILFTIASVLCGSSTTIEELVFFRVIQGIGGGGLLSTAQAILIDTFPREQLSTANAIFGVGLIFGPSIGPTLGGYITDHLSWHWIFFINIPVGIVASILSILFVKDSKDRLHVGKLDWLALALLILTIAPLQILLEKGEEKDWFESKLITYLTLVSIIAGIFFVYRQLKGNNPILNLRLLKNRQYAVGTTFGLVQGIGLYASVFIIPVFCQNMLGYTAVDTGLVMLPGGLAAGLMMPVVATIMKKTKIPSIALAAMGFSSFVVFVWLLSGMNADTNAGDFFWPLILRGVGLGFLFTPLLTITIYPIKNKDVPQATAFMTMVRQLGGSFGIALSTTYLSVRSAFHYSNLSEHVSVFNNATYERLQHYTHLFLSNGSDLIKAQTQAAAALHGSIMQQAMILTYNDVFLIVGLFFAACIPFLLLLKTKKEDNGLIEVASK, encoded by the coding sequence ATGGCTGATTCTAAAATAGGATTGGATAAAATAGCCGTAATCATTACAGTTGTTTCTGCAGCATTATTGCAACTGATTGATTCGTCTATTGTGAATGTTTCGCTTACTCAGATGATGGGTAACCTGGGAGCAACTTTGGGCGATGTAAGCTGGGTTGTAACCGGATATACAACATCAACCATTATAATGATTACACTTTCGGGATGGTTAAGTGCTAAATTGGGGCGTAAAACCTATTTTACTGCTTCTATCATATTATTTACCATTGCTTCGGTTTTATGTGGATCGTCTACGACCATCGAAGAATTAGTTTTCTTCAGAGTAATTCAGGGAATTGGTGGCGGAGGATTACTGTCTACAGCACAGGCTATTTTAATCGATACTTTTCCGCGTGAACAGTTGAGCACAGCCAACGCCATTTTTGGTGTCGGTCTTATTTTTGGTCCATCTATTGGTCCTACTCTTGGTGGTTATATTACCGACCATTTATCGTGGCACTGGATTTTCTTTATCAATATTCCGGTAGGTATTGTGGCATCTATACTATCCATCCTTTTTGTAAAAGATTCGAAAGACAGATTGCATGTGGGAAAACTGGATTGGTTGGCGTTGGCTTTGTTGATTCTTACCATCGCACCTCTGCAAATACTCTTGGAAAAGGGCGAAGAAAAAGATTGGTTTGAATCAAAGTTGATTACCTATTTAACGCTAGTTTCAATCATTGCAGGAATCTTCTTTGTTTATCGTCAGTTGAAAGGTAACAATCCAATTTTGAATTTACGATTGTTGAAAAACAGGCAATATGCTGTTGGAACAACCTTTGGTTTGGTACAGGGGATTGGTTTGTATGCATCGGTATTTATTATTCCGGTTTTTTGCCAGAATATGCTGGGTTACACAGCTGTTGATACTGGTTTGGTAATGCTTCCCGGAGGTTTAGCAGCAGGCTTAATGATGCCGGTGGTAGCCACTATTATGAAAAAAACGAAGATTCCGTCCATTGCACTTGCCGCTATGGGATTCTCATCATTCGTGGTTTTTGTTTGGTTGCTTTCGGGGATGAATGCAGATACCAATGCTGGTGATTTCTTTTGGCCTTTAATACTGCGAGGAGTGGGGTTGGGATTTTTATTTACACCATTATTAACTATTACTATATATCCAATTAAAAATAAGGATGTACCGCAGGCTACAGCTTTCATGACCATGGTTCGTCAGTTGGGAGGTTCGTTTGGAATTGCTTTGTCAACTACTTATTTAAGCGTGCGAAGTGCTTTCCATTACAGTAACCTGAGTGAACATGTTTCTGTTTTTAACAATGCCACCTACGAACGTTTACAGCATTATACTCATTTGTTTTTATCAAACGGAAGTGATCTGATAAAAGCTCAAACGCAAGCTGCTGCTGCATTGCATGGTAGTATAATGCAACAGGCTATGATTCTTACTTATAACGATGTATTTTTGATTGTAGGATTATTTTTTGCAGCATGCATTCCTTTTTTGTTACTGTTAAAGACAAAAAAAGAGGATAATGGACTGATAGAAGTAGCATCAAAATAA
- a CDS encoding PAS domain S-box protein produces MSRLLVILHDFFYTNVGSDQNEKFKKLFKGLIVSNALLTVFDAVYVSIIELKALGFYLAVAVLLNVISYVLNQKHYFKLAVYIIVILNILIFPINTLLFSVHEGYYFISVLGGIILAVHLPYLYEFVISSVLAVIMFFIERNYFGTVIFPDKIHADYPVLFYVRTVLMFAVYSYWLYLYKRNHYLHSKIIAGKDLSLLKYMTAVDQSDATILITDKEGNIEYANPQIEKSTGYSVDEVIGKNLRIFQSEKTTKDTFVELLEQLEKGEPWKGTLFNRKKNKEECVVQAIISPVKNQLNEVVNYVAIKEDVTEHLKMLSELQESNEKYFQLAEQTNDIILVLDIKTLTVSYINSAILKIQGFLPEEIIGHSLKRTLTKESYECIVNDLDTHLKDFKKGEKSVFRHTYQMIHKNKQIIDIEVSAFFIVDYIGNPIEVHGIVRDITQQLKQQRELSFANRNLRSSLSQTTVEYKHLLSQMTNVLNSASSAICFFEIKENDIYFTSCNERWASNIGYTPNELVGKNIVDVVDKETLALYQKFVNQVSSSSSPLYEEIWWREMYLNLNIFPIKEKDGRKYCLCFIYNLTDKKKVEVRCLETEQRLINVFKISKEAIILLKPDLTIEQANESFYKILNIKEGKKIDNLVNVISYKNIEKLYSHIETLKTGIAFCQFETEVLSLNGDVVPVEMNLSLIKESQQPLLLCVIRDVSIRKNYEKKIIGASIKIDSQHRQKLASDLHDNVGPLLSSLNMCLSLLTRKPEVKKYQNDIDDINKILKDSILAVREISNNLSPRVLANHGLVSALETFFETKQKLVNIDFTHNIGSIRFDEIKEAMIYNVIKEVFNNSLKYSQSSEIELKISKRFNYIVVKYQDFGVGFDFDEKVTPASDNLGLFSMINRFKILEGEYRIKTAPGEGFLLNLMFPI; encoded by the coding sequence ATGAGTAGGTTATTGGTAATCTTGCACGATTTCTTTTATACCAATGTGGGTAGCGACCAAAACGAAAAATTTAAAAAGCTATTTAAAGGATTGATAGTATCAAATGCATTGTTAACTGTTTTTGATGCTGTATATGTTTCAATCATAGAACTGAAAGCGTTAGGCTTTTATCTCGCGGTGGCTGTACTTCTTAATGTTATTAGCTATGTTTTAAATCAAAAACACTATTTTAAACTAGCGGTTTACATTATAGTTATTTTAAATATTCTGATTTTTCCAATCAATACCTTATTATTTTCCGTTCACGAAGGATACTATTTCATCTCGGTTTTGGGAGGTATAATATTGGCTGTACATCTACCGTATTTGTACGAATTTGTTATTTCTTCAGTATTGGCTGTAATAATGTTTTTTATTGAGCGGAATTATTTTGGAACAGTCATATTCCCGGATAAAATACATGCTGATTATCCTGTGTTATTTTATGTGCGAACAGTCTTAATGTTTGCAGTGTATTCGTATTGGCTTTATTTGTATAAACGGAATCACTATTTGCATAGTAAAATTATTGCTGGCAAAGATTTATCTCTCCTTAAATATATGACGGCAGTTGATCAATCGGATGCTACCATTCTAATAACGGATAAAGAAGGTAATATTGAATATGCAAATCCTCAAATTGAAAAATCAACGGGTTATAGTGTAGATGAAGTTATCGGTAAAAACCTGAGAATTTTTCAATCAGAAAAAACCACTAAAGACACTTTTGTAGAGCTACTTGAACAGCTAGAAAAAGGAGAGCCTTGGAAAGGTACCTTATTTAATCGCAAAAAGAACAAGGAAGAATGTGTTGTTCAGGCTATTATTTCGCCGGTTAAAAATCAACTGAATGAGGTGGTTAATTATGTAGCAATTAAGGAGGATGTAACCGAACACTTAAAAATGCTTTCTGAACTTCAGGAAAGTAATGAGAAATATTTTCAATTAGCCGAGCAAACAAACGATATAATATTAGTTCTTGATATAAAGACATTAACGGTTAGTTATATCAATTCGGCGATATTAAAAATTCAAGGCTTTTTACCCGAAGAAATTATTGGACATTCTTTAAAAAGAACCTTAACCAAAGAGTCATACGAGTGTATTGTTAATGATTTGGATACTCATCTTAAAGACTTTAAAAAAGGAGAGAAGAGCGTTTTTCGTCATACTTATCAGATGATTCATAAGAACAAGCAAATTATCGATATAGAAGTTTCAGCATTTTTCATTGTTGATTATATCGGTAATCCTATTGAAGTTCATGGTATTGTAAGGGATATTACACAGCAATTAAAACAGCAACGGGAATTAAGTTTCGCTAATCGTAATTTAAGAAGTAGTTTAAGTCAAACAACCGTAGAATATAAGCATTTGCTGAGTCAAATGACCAATGTTTTAAATAGTGCTTCCAGTGCAATTTGTTTCTTCGAGATTAAGGAAAACGATATCTATTTTACCTCTTGTAATGAAAGATGGGCGAGTAATATTGGTTATACTCCCAATGAATTGGTTGGCAAGAATATAGTTGATGTGGTCGATAAAGAAACATTAGCCCTATATCAAAAATTTGTAAATCAAGTATCTAGTAGTTCTTCTCCACTTTATGAAGAGATTTGGTGGAGAGAAATGTATTTGAATCTGAATATTTTTCCGATTAAAGAAAAGGATGGTAGAAAATATTGTTTATGCTTTATTTATAATTTAACAGATAAAAAAAAGGTGGAAGTGCGTTGTCTTGAAACTGAGCAACGACTTATCAACGTTTTTAAAATCAGTAAAGAAGCAATCATTCTTCTAAAACCTGATTTAACAATAGAACAGGCAAATGAGAGCTTTTATAAAATACTGAATATAAAAGAAGGGAAAAAGATTGATAACCTGGTTAATGTTATTAGTTATAAGAATATTGAAAAGCTATATAGCCATATCGAAACATTGAAAACAGGTATCGCCTTTTGTCAGTTCGAAACAGAGGTACTTAGCTTAAATGGTGATGTTGTTCCGGTAGAAATGAATTTATCACTAATAAAAGAATCACAACAACCATTGTTGTTATGTGTTATTAGAGATGTTTCTATTCGAAAAAACTATGAAAAGAAAATAATTGGAGCAAGTATAAAAATCGATAGTCAGCATAGACAAAAGTTAGCAAGTGACCTTCATGATAATGTGGGTCCTTTGTTATCCAGTTTAAATATGTGTTTATCGTTATTAACACGAAAGCCCGAGGTAAAGAAGTATCAAAATGATATTGATGATATTAATAAAATACTAAAGGATTCAATTTTGGCAGTTCGGGAAATATCAAATAATTTAAGTCCCCGCGTACTGGCTAATCATGGATTGGTATCGGCTTTGGAAACCTTTTTTGAAACCAAACAAAAGCTGGTTAATATTGATTTTACGCATAATATTGGTTCTATACGGTTTGATGAAATAAAAGAGGCAATGATTTATAATGTGATAAAAGAAGTTTTTAATAACTCTTTAAAATACTCTCAATCATCAGAAATTGAATTGAAAATATCAAAGAGATTTAACTATATAGTTGTGAAGTATCAGGATTTTGGTGTAGGATTCGATTTTGATGAAAAAGTAACACCTGCAAGTGATAATCTGGGATTGTTTAGTATGATTAATCGATTCAAAATTTTGGAGGGCGAATATCGTATTAAAACGGCTCCGGGCGAAGGATTTTTGTTAAATTTAATGTTCCCAATATAA
- a CDS encoding response regulator transcription factor, whose protein sequence is MEIKIAIVDDHSVLRFGLNKLISSIEGVKVIMEASNGKEFLNQIDTNTPDIAFIDLNMPIMNGFDVVKMLKIKYSNVKTIILSMNDNQQDFKLLNDLGVEGYLLKDADFDEIERAIHTVYGGGQYFSQELLLKFIQSSGSKSVSIELTNREKEVLECLCQGLSAKESADRLNISPRTIEKHRTELFSKTGTNSSISLVVYAMKNDLISF, encoded by the coding sequence ATGGAGATTAAAATTGCAATTGTTGATGACCATTCTGTTTTAAGATTCGGTTTGAATAAGTTAATAAGCTCTATTGAGGGAGTGAAAGTTATAATGGAAGCCAGTAATGGTAAAGAGTTTCTCAATCAGATTGATACGAATACACCTGATATAGCATTTATTGATTTGAATATGCCTATCATGAACGGATTCGACGTAGTTAAGATGTTGAAAATTAAGTATTCAAATGTAAAAACTATTATATTGTCAATGAATGATAATCAGCAAGATTTTAAGCTGTTAAATGATTTGGGTGTGGAGGGTTATTTACTTAAAGATGCAGATTTTGATGAAATAGAAAGAGCCATACATACTGTGTATGGTGGAGGGCAATATTTTTCGCAGGAACTATTATTAAAATTTATCCAATCAAGTGGATCAAAATCTGTAAGTATTGAATTAACTAATAGAGAAAAAGAGGTTTTAGAGTGTTTGTGTCAAGGACTCTCTGCAAAAGAATCTGCCGATCGCCTAAATATTAGTCCGCGTACAATTGAAAAGCATAGAACCGAGTTGTTTTCTAAAACAGGTACAAATTCCTCCATTTCATTAGTGGTATATGCTATGAAAAATGATTTGATAAGCTTTTAA
- a CDS encoding DUF1987 domain-containing protein, translated as MKPLVIAETSNTPFVFFNPDKGKFFIGGKSIPENVSAFYGSVIKWLDNFMEDSSNEVELYLIIEQINTGSIDSIFQLLKILDKYYLKGKKILVKWYCEERDEDMLKISSFFRKKLQMPIQDIKIDFIDKINN; from the coding sequence ATGAAGCCATTAGTGATTGCAGAAACCTCAAACACACCATTTGTTTTTTTTAATCCAGATAAAGGAAAATTCTTTATTGGAGGTAAAAGTATACCTGAAAATGTAAGTGCATTTTATGGTTCTGTAATAAAATGGTTAGACAATTTTATGGAGGACTCATCGAACGAAGTTGAGTTGTATCTGATAATTGAGCAAATTAACACAGGTTCGATAGATTCCATATTCCAATTGCTAAAAATTCTGGATAAATACTATTTGAAGGGGAAAAAAATATTAGTGAAATGGTATTGCGAAGAAAGAGATGAAGATATGCTTAAGATAAGCTCATTTTTTAGAAAAAAACTGCAAATGCCAATTCAAGATATTAAAATCGATTTTATAGATAAAATAAACAACTAG
- a CDS encoding substrate-binding domain-containing protein: MKKIVTILVVLFCVIGITHSQGYKVIVNSKNSISSISKKELSQIFYKKKKKWDDGQRIEPVDLSSSSSVRADFTKNIHGKSVAAVRNYWQQAAFTGAGIAPVEKASDEEVVEYVKAHPGAIGYISGSVKTGDIKIITVQ, translated from the coding sequence ATGAAAAAAATAGTAACGATCCTGGTTGTGTTGTTTTGTGTAATTGGTATAACGCATTCTCAGGGTTATAAAGTAATTGTAAATAGTAAAAATTCAATATCTAGCATTAGTAAAAAGGAGTTATCGCAGATATTCTATAAGAAGAAGAAAAAATGGGACGATGGACAACGAATTGAACCAGTTGATTTGTCATCATCATCTTCTGTGCGAGCTGATTTTACAAAAAATATTCATGGCAAATCGGTTGCAGCTGTTCGTAATTATTGGCAGCAGGCAGCTTTTACTGGTGCAGGAATTGCGCCAGTTGAAAAAGCATCGGATGAAGAAGTAGTAGAGTATGTAAAAGCTCATCCAGGTGCTATAGGTTATATTTCTGGTTCGGTAAAAACTGGTGACATTAAAATAATTACAGTTCAATAA
- a CDS encoding methyl-accepting chemotaxis protein — MSVLTNVKLRRKIAFLPVIFIFALVLIMVMNGEFTRENEHLIDQIRNKDLVYTEMSSNLKYDLNELYRMFQDAVAASDEDKLIETKEVLVKIDSLVNTANTSVDEGKDTLIVAIKNQIKQYYSVAYNTSSMMINGGYNDDVVKHIQEMISIHKDLNINIDLLRESSEDQMSSSFQTILRYYKSTAIIISSTVVLMIIVSIIGIMQMNKLITKPVVSISSNLKELAEGNINIRLDEEILKRKDEIGDIFKSYDYLVNRLSNVVNDINSGANVVSSASKDLESTAEITNESATNQAASLEEISSSMEEMNATISQNRDNAVHANKIAGDIANNIDVISRSSKDSLDATVQIADKLKVIDDIAIQTNLLALNAAVEAARAGAEGRGFSVVAAEVRKLAERSREAGIEINDIATLTVEKTTEANSLLMNIVPEITSAANLIQEIANASIEQNNGVEQVNISLQEMNRSTQNNSATSEELSKKAEILTEHANSLNETISYFKLA; from the coding sequence ATGAGTGTTTTGACAAATGTTAAACTGAGAAGGAAAATTGCATTTCTACCAGTCATCTTCATTTTTGCTCTGGTTCTGATAATGGTTATGAATGGGGAGTTTACTCGTGAAAATGAGCATTTAATTGATCAAATCCGAAATAAAGATTTGGTTTATACTGAAATGAGTAGCAATTTAAAATACGATTTAAATGAATTGTATCGAATGTTTCAGGATGCCGTTGCTGCTAGTGATGAGGATAAATTAATTGAAACTAAAGAAGTATTAGTCAAGATTGACAGCTTGGTAAATACAGCGAATACTTCGGTAGATGAGGGGAAGGATACACTTATTGTAGCCATTAAAAATCAGATAAAACAATATTACTCTGTAGCTTATAATACTTCATCAATGATGATCAATGGTGGTTATAATGATGATGTGGTTAAGCATATTCAAGAAATGATTTCGATCCATAAAGATTTGAATATCAATATTGATTTATTAAGGGAGAGTAGCGAAGATCAAATGTCAAGTTCATTTCAAACTATTTTAAGGTATTATAAATCAACAGCAATTATAATTTCATCTACAGTAGTTTTAATGATTATTGTTTCCATTATTGGAATTATGCAAATGAATAAGCTGATTACGAAACCCGTTGTATCTATTTCTTCTAATCTGAAAGAACTTGCAGAAGGAAATATAAATATTCGTTTGGATGAAGAGATTCTAAAAAGGAAAGATGAAATTGGAGATATCTTTAAATCATATGATTATCTGGTAAATCGATTGTCAAATGTTGTTAATGATATTAACTCAGGTGCAAATGTAGTTTCTTCTGCCAGTAAAGATTTGGAATCTACAGCTGAGATAACAAATGAAAGTGCTACTAATCAGGCTGCTTCGTTAGAAGAAATTTCATCATCAATGGAAGAAATGAATGCAACCATTTCTCAAAATAGAGATAATGCTGTTCATGCCAATAAAATAGCAGGTGATATAGCTAATAATATAGACGTTATTAGTCGTTCTTCTAAGGATAGTTTAGATGCAACTGTGCAGATTGCTGATAAACTTAAGGTGATTGATGACATTGCAATTCAAACAAATTTATTGGCATTGAATGCAGCGGTAGAAGCGGCACGTGCAGGGGCCGAAGGTCGTGGGTTTAGCGTGGTGGCAGCCGAAGTGCGTAAACTTGCTGAAAGAAGCAGGGAAGCGGGTATTGAAATTAATGATATTGCTACCTTAACTGTTGAAAAAACTACCGAAGCAAATAGTTTGTTAATGAATATTGTACCTGAAATAACCAGTGCGGCTAACTTAATACAGGAAATTGCCAATGCCAGCATTGAACAGAACAACGGTGTTGAACAAGTGAATATTTCGTTGCAGGAGATGAATAGAAGTACGCAGAATAATTCTGCCACATCAGAAGAATTATCGAAGAAAGCTGAAATACTTACCGAGCATGCGAACAGCTTAAATGAAACTATAAGTTACTTCAAGTTAGCATAG
- a CDS encoding cyclophilin-like fold protein, which produces MIITIGNTRLTATLADNSSAEELKKKLAKKPITVKMRDYANMEKVGFLKRFLPKNDEPITTQPGDLILYHGCMLVIYYAPNTYNFTRLGKIDNITRESLMELLGKGKVKVTLSLEE; this is translated from the coding sequence TTGATAATAACTATTGGAAATACCCGATTAACCGCCACTCTGGCCGATAATTCATCCGCAGAGGAATTGAAAAAAAAGCTGGCGAAAAAACCTATTACGGTTAAAATGCGCGATTATGCAAACATGGAAAAAGTGGGTTTCTTAAAACGATTTCTTCCAAAAAATGATGAGCCAATTACAACCCAACCCGGTGATCTCATTTTGTACCATGGTTGTATGTTGGTAATCTATTATGCACCTAACACATATAATTTTACGCGTTTAGGTAAGATTGATAATATAACCCGCGAAAGTCTGATGGAATTACTGGGCAAAGGCAAAGTAAAAGTAACACTGTCGTTGGAGGAATAA
- a CDS encoding LysE family transporter produces MENYLLKGLVVGLIFGVPAGAIGALTIQRAMQRGFVAGLITGFGSSIADVLYACVGVFGITLISNFLESNQQMIKLIGGFLLITIAIPIFFSKRKQPEDDKTNSRFVLYFLSSFSVAILNPATVLSFVVAFSSFGIFGQLNLQHGAQLIIGILVSTVLWWAMLSGLVCFFRNRINDSIYQWLNYILATGLAAFGLIVIIQSLLQ; encoded by the coding sequence ATGGAAAATTATCTGTTAAAAGGTTTGGTGGTTGGATTAATCTTTGGAGTTCCAGCCGGAGCAATTGGAGCTTTAACTATTCAACGAGCAATGCAACGAGGTTTCGTTGCAGGATTAATAACTGGTTTCGGTTCGTCGATTGCCGATGTGTTGTATGCCTGCGTAGGTGTATTTGGTATCACTTTAATTTCCAATTTTTTGGAATCCAATCAACAAATGATAAAATTAATAGGAGGTTTTCTTTTAATTACCATAGCGATTCCTATCTTCTTCAGTAAAAGAAAACAACCCGAAGACGATAAAACAAATAGTCGGTTTGTGCTGTATTTTCTTTCATCCTTTTCGGTGGCCATATTAAACCCCGCTACAGTATTATCTTTTGTGGTAGCTTTCTCGTCATTCGGAATTTTTGGGCAATTAAATCTTCAGCATGGAGCTCAGCTAATTATTGGAATATTAGTGAGTACAGTTTTGTGGTGGGCAATGCTAAGTGGTTTGGTATGTTTTTTTCGAAATCGTATAAATGATTCTATTTATCAATGGCTGAATTACATTTTGGCAACTGGTTTGGCTGCTTTTGGCCTTATTGTTATTATACAGTCTTTATTACAATAA